The following is a genomic window from Salvelinus fontinalis isolate EN_2023a chromosome 11, ASM2944872v1, whole genome shotgun sequence.
TTCCACAATATTAAAAAAAtgatttcattgatatcatgaaacaacatgtattttctgatgttgaatccgagatcttttatcagattatCTCTGGTCACAGCTATATCTTCCCACATTTATTACTGCTATAAGGtttctgtcctgtgtgtgttctctggtgtgaagtcagagAGCTGGATGTAgtaaatctcttcccacattgatcacagctataagatttctctcctgtgtgtgttctctggtgtttagtcagagagctagatgtagtaaatctcttcccacattgatcacagctataaggtttctctcctgtgtgtgttctctggtgtgaagtcagagAGCTAGATCTAGTAAATCTCTTCCTACATAGACCACAGCTAAaatatttctctcctgtgtgtgtccgctGGTGTACTATCAGGCTTTGTAGGtgagtaaaactctttccacattgattacaggtataaggtttctctcctgtgtgtattctctggtgtgaagtcagagagctagatgtagtaactctcttcccacattgatcacagctatacgatttctctcctgtgtgtgttctcttgtgtcgaatcagatggctagatccagtaaaactcttcccacattgatcacagctataagatttctctcctgtgtgtattctctggtgtgaagtcagagagctagatgtagtaaatctcttcccacattgatcacagatataaggtttctctcctgtgtgtattctctggtgtgaagtaagagagctagatgtagtaaatctcttcccacattgaccacagctaaaaggtttctctcctgtgggTGTCCACTGGTGTACTATCAGGCTGtttagctgagtaaaactctctccacattgattacagctatacaatttctctcctgtgtgtgttctctggtgtgaagtcagagAACTAGATGTAgtaaatctcttcccacattgatcacaggtataaggtttctctcctgtgtgtgttctctggtgtttagtcagagagctagatgtagtaaatctcttcccacatagatcacagctaaaaggtttctctcctgtgtgtattctctggtgtgaagtaagagcgctagatgtagtaaatctcttcccacatagatcacagctaaaaggtttctctcctgtgtgtgtccgctGGTGTACTATCAGGCTGtttagctgagtaaaactcttcccacattgattacagcaataagatttctctcctgtgtgtatcctctggtgtaatgtcagctggccagatgtagtacatctctttccacattgatcacagctgtaaggtttctctcctgtgtgtgttctctggtgtaatgtcagctggccagatgtagtacatctctttccacattgatcacagctgtaaggtttctctcctgtgtgtattctctggtgtaatgtcagctggtcagatctaccaaaactcttcccacattgaccacagctataaggtttctctcctgtgtgtgttctcttgtgtgatgtcagctggccagatctaccaaaactcttcccacat
Proteins encoded in this region:
- the LOC129864717 gene encoding zinc finger protein 271-like gives rise to the protein MPFPGERRNYRGSSGEPQQPYDADEAEKSLSRSELHKKHQQRSTGKITHCCSDCGKRFTSSGIKIHQRTHTGEKPYSCGQCGKSFTTSIQLTLHQRTHTGEKPYSCDQCGKSFGRSGQLTSHKRTHTGEKPYSCGQCGKSFGRSDQLTLHQRIHTGEKPYSCDQCGKRCTTSGQLTLHQRTHTGEKPYSCDQCGKRCTTSGQLTLHQRIHTGEKSYCCNQCGKSFTQLNSLIVHQRTHTGEKPFSCDLCGKRFTTSSALTSHQRIHTGEKPFSCDLCGKRFTTSSSLTKHQRTHTGEKPYTCDQCGKRFTTSSSLTSHQRTHTGEKLYSCNQCGESFTQLNSLIVHQWTPTGEKPFSCGQCGKRFTTSSSLTSHQRIHTGEKPYICDQCGKRFTTSSSLTSHQRIHTGEKSYSCDQCGKSFTGSSHLIRHKRTHTGEKSYSCDQCGKRVTTSSSLTSHQRIHTGEKPYTCNQCGKSFTHLQSLIVHQRTHTGEKYFSCGLCRKRFTRSSSLTSHQRTHTGEKPYSCDQCGKRFTTSSSLTKHQRTHTGEKSYSCDQCGKRFTTSSSLTSHQRTHTGQKPYSSNKCGKI